Proteins encoded within one genomic window of Panacibacter microcysteis:
- a CDS encoding sugar transferase encodes MEVNLLQKQNVVQESVLHIHLETSYPEKKRAIEQSLQAKKFQVILKRTFDIVASSMLIVFFSPILIVVAILVKLTSKGPVLYSNERVGYRGDNFRCFKFRSMVSDQSIKKSDYEVALAGQEKGILHKVKNDSRITWIGKIIRKTSIDELPQLFNVLKGDMSIIGPRPLVPFMLKHLPEFKEVRCLVRPGITGLWQIRDRVNNTSAEFMIEHDTEYIENYSLLLDAKILLKTPIVVITGEGAY; translated from the coding sequence ATGGAAGTAAACCTTTTACAAAAGCAAAATGTAGTGCAAGAGTCCGTATTGCACATTCATCTCGAGACGTCCTACCCTGAAAAAAAACGTGCCATTGAACAATCCCTTCAAGCGAAAAAATTTCAAGTGATCTTAAAGAGAACTTTTGATATTGTCGCTTCCTCAATGCTTATTGTTTTCTTTTCTCCGATTCTTATTGTTGTAGCTATATTGGTAAAGCTGACGTCTAAAGGACCTGTTCTTTATTCGAACGAACGTGTTGGTTATCGTGGAGATAACTTCAGGTGTTTCAAGTTCCGCTCAATGGTTAGTGATCAAAGCATTAAAAAATCAGACTACGAAGTTGCTTTGGCCGGCCAGGAAAAAGGAATTTTGCACAAAGTTAAAAATGACTCCCGCATTACCTGGATTGGTAAAATAATCCGTAAAACAAGTATTGATGAACTGCCTCAGTTGTTCAATGTATTGAAAGGTGATATGAGCATCATCGGTCCAAGACCACTTGTTCCGTTTATGCTGAAACATTTGCCTGAATTCAAAGAAGTACGTTGCCTGGTACGTCCTGGTATTACAGGACTATGGCAGATTCGTGACAGGGTAAATAATACAAGTGCAGAATTCATGATTGAACATGATACTGAATATATAGAAAATTATAGCCTTCTGCTTGATGCAAAAATTCTGCTTAAAACGCCAATCGTAGTAATAACAGGAGAAGGTGCATACTAA